The genomic segment ACTGAGCAACATACCGAGTGACGCGCCAACCAGCACGTCGGTCGGGTAGTGCATGCCCAGAATAACGCGGGACAGTGCCACCAGCAGGGCAAAGGGGGCAACCACCCAGAACAGTAGCGGGAAGAAAAAGCTGATCAGCACGGTAAAGTTAACCGCATTCATGGTGTGTCCCGACGGGAAACTGTAAAGATCCAGCGGAGCCGTGTGTGCTTGAATGGCTGCAAACGAAATATAAGGCCGCTGGCGTACCAGCCTGTTTTTCAGTTGGCTGTAGATGCCGACACAAAGTAAGCCGGTGATGGCCATATGGCCGAGTGCGGCCAGTCCTTCAATGCCGAATATCAGCGGCAACAGCAGCCCCAGTACATACCAGAACTCGCCGTCGCCTGCGCGGCTGATGCCTTTGAAAAACAGGCGTACGCTGCGATTGTATCCCATCCGGTTCATCAGCTGGCACAGGCTCAGCTCGAATCGATCGGCTTTACTGAACAGTAGCGCTGTCTTTGGCTGTAACTGCTTTGCGATTGCCATTAGGGGTTACCTTGGTATTGGCGCCGCTAAGGCGCTGGATGAACTCGTCCACAATGCTGTTCCAGGAAATCTTTTCTGCACGTGAACGGGCTTCCTGACGAATTTTTTGCAGTAAATTCGGGCTGTCGGACAGGGTTTCTACCTGCTTGATATAGGCTTCGTCTTCGCCGAATGGGGCAAGCATACCGGTTGTACCGGAGGTGATATGCTCGTGACCGGCGGCATAGTCAAAACTGACAACCGCCAGCCCGCTAGCCATGGCTTCGGTGACGACATTGCCAAACGTATCGGTTTTGCTCGGGAACAGAAAAATATCACCGCTGGCATAGTGAGCGGCCAGATCTTCATCACGGCGCATGCCACAACAAATGATTTCGGGATGTTGGGTGCGAATGGCGGGTAATTCGGGGCCATCGCCAACCAGCACCATACGTACCTGTTCATCGGTATTGAGCAGTCTGCGGTAGGCCGCCAGTGCCAGATCCATGTTTTTTTCTCCCGCTATACGCCCCACATACAGCAGCACCAGATCATGTTCGCCCACACCCCAGGAGCGGCGCAGTGCGTTACTGCGATGGCAGGGGTTGAACTTCTGGCTGTCGACTCCCCGTGATAACACGCGCACATTGTGGAAGCCATGGGCGTCCAGTTCGTCACGTTGAGTACGGGTGGGTACTAGTGTCGCGGCGGTCCGGTTGTGGAAATAGCGCAGATAGCGATAGGCGAGTTTTTCCAGCCCGGCCATACGATAATGTTCAATATACTGATGGAAATTGGTGTGGAAGCCGCTGATGACGGCCACGCCGGTTTTACGTGCAGCACGAACGGCCGCCCATCCCATCGGGCCTTCCGTTGCAACATAAATAACATCGGGAGCAAAGTGTTGCAGGACGGAAGAAATGCGGCCAGTGAGGGGAACGCCGAATTTCAGCTCCTTGTATCCGGGTAATGGCATGCCAGGCAGCAGCGCGGTTTGTAGCCCATGTTCGTTGGCTGGCTGATCCTGTTTGTGCTGGCGTGGACGAATGATTTGAACCTGAATACCGCGCGCTCTCATGCCATCAACGAGTTGCGACAGCGTATGCGCAACGCCATTGATCTCGGGGGCAAAAGTTTCCGTCACAATCGTGACGCGGTTTACGAGTGCAGTCATGGTGCCATCAGGTCTCTACATATGACTCTTTACTCTGAGGTGTCAGTGTGACAGTTCTTTTTCAGCTCCGTGACATTAGGGTGAAATGCAGTACTCAATGCAATAGTCAATGCAGGCAGACTGGACAGTAATCAGGCTGCCTGAGGAGACGGCTGGGCGGATGCCAGGTTGTGGAAGAGTGCCTGTAAGCGTTTGACGGCCTGCTGTTGCTGATACGGTTGCTCCTGTGCGGCAAGGTGATCCAGTAACTCAACGGAGTTGGTTGTTGTTTCTGCCCCCTGCATGGCTTGGCGTAAGAGTGACATACCGGACAAGTCGCGGGGGCTGATCAGACCGAACTGCTGCAATGAGTCTTGCAGATGATTGAGTGTTGTATCGTCCAGTTCGTTCACATTGATATCACTGGCAAGCGCGCTGATCAGGATTGCACGGGTTGAAGGCTGATAGCTGTCTGGCGTATTACGAGATGTCAGAGACGTGTCGCCGCTGGGCTGTGTAACCGCGCTGGTCGTGTCACTTTCCCGTGTTATGGAGGCGCTCTGGTGCTGCAAGTAGCTGGTGAGTGCATTGAGTAGCATGGCTGTGAACCTCAGGATATGTGACCTGCTCTTCAGTGAGCGGGTTGGTTAACATCTATCCTGTTATAGCAAATATTATACCTATTTTATTTTGTTATATTTTTCAAACACTTATTTGATTTTAGATGACAAGGGGGCAGTGATTTGCCGATAGTAGCGGCATGATGACGGTGGTGGTATCGGCTATGCTGACACAAATTGCCGTCGGTAGTATGTGACCGCCCAGATAGTGGCGAGCCGCGATATGTATAGCATCAGGAAAAATAGTAACCGGCCTGGGCCAGTACCAGACGGGTAACTTCAATCTCTGTCTGAGTGAATGCACGCCTGGCTCCGCAATGCTGGCAGGTAATCGGTGCCAGCGCTTTCAGATCAGCAATACTGACGTTGGTATCCGCTTCACACTGGTCGCACGTAATGGGAATCTGGGCCTCACAAGGCAATATCGTACTCACATTGTCCTCGATAATGACGGTGGCGATTGGCAATGGGTGAATCATTTGAGCTCCCGAACGGTTCCTGACATGTCGTTATCATCCCAGCCTAGCAGGCCATTGTTCTGTCGGAGACAGGTGTGATGGTAATACACCGATGAATTGGTGACGATTCGTGTGTCGTGAGTAGCCGGGATTGGTTATACCAGTGAAATGTTAGCGTTTGTCATTAAACATGGCGACTGTTGTAGTGTTAGTGCGACACATTGTCAGTAATGCCCCGTGTTATCCGATTTCTGCCGCCAGTTTTTTTTCAATAAGCTCCGCTATCGCCAGTGCGGATGTCAGCCCCGGACTTTCGATACCCAGCAGGTGCCATATCGGTGGTGTACTGATATCGCTGCGGGTGATTACAAAATCGACCGCAGGACAGCCTGGCGCGCTCAGTTTTGGCCGGATACCGGCGTAAGCCGCGTGCAGATTATTTTCGTCCAGGCCTGGCCAATACCGGCGTATGGCTCCGGCAAACTGACTGCGCAAATCGGCGCTTACGGCATAGCGCGAAGGGCCAAATGCCGTGTGCTGATCCAGATATTCGACATCCGGACCAAAACGCAATTGCCCCGCCAGATCGAGCGTGGCATGAATCCCCAAGCCAGCCAGCCCTGGTTCGGGTAATGGATACACCAAATGCCGGAACGGGCTTTTGCCCTGATAACTGAAATAGTGTCCCCGAGCCGGAAACAGTTGGGGGATACGGGTATTGGTGTGGACAGAAGTGTCAGTGGTATGGGTGTTAATTCCTTCAAGTGCTGCCATCAGTGATATGGCTTGCAGACCGGCTGCGTTGATGACGGCCCGGCAGTGAATGTGCCAAGGGCCGTCAGGGGTTTCGACGTCAACCTTCCAGAGCGGCCCGCTGCTGTGAGCACCGGTGACCTGGCTGCGACAAACCAGTAGTGCTCCGGCTTGCTCAGCCTGATGTTGCAAGGCTTGCATAAACTGGTGGCTATCGATGATGCCGGTTTCCGGCGACCAGAGTGCTGCTGCTGCCGCGACTTCCGGTTCCATCTGTTTTATTTGCTGGCTGTCCAGATGATGCAATGGAATATTGAGGCGTTTGGCCGTTTGCTGCAGACGTTCCAGTTCCGGATGAGCCGCGCTTGGGCTGACAATAAGCTTGCCCGTTTTTTGATGGGGAATGTCAAACTGCTGACAAAACGGATAGGTCAACTCCCGGCCCCGGATACAAAGGGTTTCCTTTAGCGAACCTGGTGGATAATAAAGGCCGGCATGAATGACTTCACTGTTGCGGCTGCTGGTTTCGCTGCCAGCCATGTCGGCCTGCTCAAGTATCAAGACCGAATAATGGCGGGATAGCTGTCGGGCGATCGCCAGGCCGATAACGCCCGCGCCAACAATGCATACATCAAAGTCTGGAGTCATCGAATAACGGTGCCTGCATACGGTAACGGTAGAGGGTGCCGCGCCATGCGGCTTTTGTTAAAGTGTCGCACCGATTTTTACCACAGCTGCGGAGAAGGTAACACCGATGAACATCAGTCACGTTGAGAATGCAGGCATGACAATCGGCATTGCCATTTTGATCGGCTTTATGATGTTTATCATCTACGACCTTGCCAAACGCTCAAATGCGGGCAAATTTGGGATGGGAGTACTGTTCTTTGCACTGGGGCTGGGCATGCTGGGTTTTGTCATCAAGAGTGTGATTGTCGAAATACTCAACCTGTAAGCCTGTTTGTTTTTAAATGCCGTTTTTCCGTTATTGGCACTGCATATGCAATAGCTATCGTTAGATTCACTTGTAGCGAATAGCTGGCCCGGTCAGTAGGCCGTGTCAAACGGAGGAAAAATGGAAGCTGCGCAAAGGCTGGGCAAGCCTGAGGAAGTTATGTTTGCCCGGATTCCAGAGGAATTCATCACATCACCAGGATGGAGTGTGAAGCTGGTTCAGATACCAGTCCCATATACTGGGGATGTATCTGACGAGGAAACGACGGCCAGAATACAGTTGCTGGCAGAAAATCTGCTGCCGACGGCTGTACACATGGCAAATTTTTATCATCTACCCCAAAGCCAGTGGCTGAACCTGGTGTATACCGATTCACGTTCCAGTATTGATGAAAACTCAAACCTGTTACTTGGCTTTTTGTCCAGAATTTCCGGGCAGCAGGAGCTGTGGGTACCTCTGGCGAGTAGCCACAGTATGTTGCTTAACGTGTTGGGCCGGATATTGCCGCAACTGCAATCTCTGGATTTGTCTCGTAATCCATTGCTCTACATTGGCGATCATGCCAATTTTCCTGCCTTCAAACGCCTCGCCGAATCCTGTGATATGCCTATTTTCTGCCAGGCGACGTATTAGGGAGCGTTCTCAATTATTTGCCACGGCCTGTCAGGAGGAAAAATCCCGTCAGGCAAGGCGTTGGACGCCGAGAATGGCGAGTCCTTTTCAAGTCCAATAACACCGCCTGGCGGGATGTTGACCCTGACTCTGACCCTTGGGGCTGAGGCCAGTGACTTCCAGTACGGCGTTATTCGTCACTTGTTTAGCTCGCCCAATCGCGCTCCTCATGCCTTGTTCTGAAACCAACGGGCTCTCAGCAGGCTCGGTTTGATCATTGAAAACGCCCGCTAGTCACAGCTGCCCTTGCCATAATGGAACAACGTCCTCAGCCTGATGCTTGTAGGCGTTGTCCCATCTTTACTGATCCCTGCTTGAACCGCGTTGCTTTATGACATCTGACGGTAATGGTTCCTTCCGCTAAAAACTCGCTGGCGTTATCGGTGTTGTTGTTAAATGTAATCAGGTTCACACAATCGTGCGCAAGATCAGCTGCTGATAGAGTATCCTGATACACAATGACCATATCGTCAGACAACGTGCCATGATCAAGCAGACTGTAGAAAATGAGAGGTGTTTTATGGGAAGCCCGCTAAAAGAACAGCTTCAGCGTTTACATGAGGAATTGTCAGCCAATCCTGAATTGGATGAAGAGACTGCTGAACTGATGAGGAAAGTCGCGGAAGACATTGAAGTTATGGAGCTGACGGACAACGCCGATGTTGTTGAGGGTTTGCAGGAGTATGCCATCCGCTTTGATCAGGATCATCCGACGCTCTCGGAAATCTTGCGACAAATCGTTGATACATTAGGTCGTATCGGAGTCTGACAGGGTGGGGAGGTTCCATTCGTATGGATGTAACTCCGGCGCTTCTTCAGGTACTCGGCTGGCGCATCTGACGACTGATCATCGCTTCCCCCGGTCGTACAGCAAAAAAATAATATTGGAGACCCGTTGTATGAGACATATGCCAACGCTCACTGAGGTAATGACGGCATTCCCGCTGCATGTTAACGAGGATACTTCACTGACGGACGCGGCTGATCAAATGGCGCAGCATCAATGTCACCACCTGCCCGTTATGGATGGAGTCAAGGTCGTTGGGTTGTTGAGTTCCGAAGAGATCAAGCTGGCACAGCTGCCGGGCCACGATCTGGAAGATAGCCAGGGTCTGACGGCAGGTGATATGTGCCAGCGACGTTTTGCCAAAGTGGATTTGCATACTCGGCTTGATGTCGTGCTGTCCTGTATGGCTGAAGAAGGAATCAATGCAGTGGTTGTTATGCGCCATGAACGACTGGCTGGCATTTTGACCAGCCAGGACGCCTGTCGATTTTTTGCCGGTTGGCTGAAAAAAGAGTACTTGCCAGACGATGATCCCAGCATTGCCTGAGGGTTGCCTGATAGTTGCCTGATAGTTGCCTGACCGCAGACACGGCTGGTTAGTTATCAGGTCGTTTGAAACACAAGCAGATATGCCGAACACCGGAGGCATGATTACCCTTGCCGAGGGCTTGCCTCCAGCGAGACTACTGGCAATCTCGACTATTTTGGCCGTCGGCTCGTTTTACTCCGATTGTCTGCGTTTTACCTCGTTAGAGTTACCCCCTTTCTGCACCCTTTTGACTCGACTGTGTCGTCTTTGTGATAATTCTTTGTGCATTTTTGTGATGAGTGCTGGTTTTAGTGTAATGGTTATTGATAAATCGCAATATTTTTTCTGCCATCACTGGGATCGGGTAACGACAGGATTGATACCAAAAGCTCTGAAAGACAGCTTATAGAGCGTGTTTTTGCTCATTATTGTGGCTTCTGCAGCGGTATTTTCGTTGAAACCGGTTCCTGATAAATTTTATTGGCCTGTTTCTAATAGCTGGTACGGAGTTTGCGAAAGACTATACAAAGGAGGATCTGCCCATGTATAAAATCGCTGATATCCAAGACTACCGCCAGCCCAAGCCAACTACCGTTGCCCACTGGCTTACGGGGCTTACTGAAATTATTGAAGGTCGTTACCAGGACGAGGAAAGCATTCAGCGCCTGCTGATGCTGATTTCCGAGCACACTGAGTTGCGCAATGTCTCAATTGCTTTGCCCGATTCGCCGAGTCGTTTCAAGGCGCAGTATTGTTCAACCGGCGTGACTAATGGCGTTTACAGCTTTGCTGTCCAGCACGCCCTGTGTCGTCAGTTTGAGTCGCGAGAGTGGTTGGTTATCAAGGATGGTAGTGAGCGTCCTGAACGGTTTGATCCCCAAGCTTGTGGCCTCACCTTGCAAGATCGTTGCCTGCTGGTGCCACTGGTGTTGCGCCAGTCTGTATTGGCGGTTTTGGTGATGGATCTCCGTGGTGCACGCCTGGATCAAGTCAGTCTTGATTTGGTGCACTGCCTTGGCGCGCAAATCGCCCAGATTCTGGCAACCCAGGTCGTCCCTAACTTCAAGACGCTGTATGCTCGCCCTTACCAGCGCGTACAGGAAGATGAACTGAGTGATATTCACGCCGCAATCGACAAATGTAATGGTAATAAGACGATGGCTGCCAAGGTTCTGGGGCTGACGCCACGGCAGTTGCGTTATCGGCTTTCCAAGCTGAGTGAAGAAAACCTGCAGCAGTTAAACGTTGCAGAAGTAACACACTAGGAATTTCACCGATTCGAATCCTGGAATGCAGGCTTTTGGGCCTGCCGGGATGTATTGCTGAATCCGCAATCTTGACGAGGGATTATTCGTTCCTCTCCAGGTGAGCATTGAGATATTTCTGGCTGGTTCGCGGATGACGTCTGTTTTACCTGTCTCGCCTATTATTGGCGCCAGGTAATTACTGGCCGGGCATGGCTACGGTTGCTGATTATTCGAGCGCTGGTGCCAGTATTGCATTTTACGGATAATGGCTGGCGGGGTAATACCCGGTATGCCGTCATGCTTCATCAAAGTGTCACGTTCGCGCTGGCACACTGGTCAAATTTAGCCAGAGTGCCAGAGAAGTATGGCTTCGCTTCGTATCAGTATTGTCACTGAGACCTATGTTCCCGACGTTAATGGCGTCGCGAATTCCTTGCGTCAGTTAATTAATGCTCTGGATCCCGGTTGTTTCCAGGTGCAGCTGATTCGCACCCGCCCCCGTTCGGAATGGAAACCGGAAGTCGAGGAGGTGTGGTGTCGTGGTCTGACCATCCCCATGTACCCTGATTTGCAAATCGGCTGGCCAGCACGCAGTGAAATACGCGCAGCCTGGGAGCGATTTCAGCCTGAATTTGTATTTATTGCCACCGAAGGCCCATTGGGTAACTCGGCGCTTAATTTGGCCACAGAATGCCATATTCCGGTGCTGAGCGCTTTTCACACCAATTTCCATCGTTACAGCAGTTATTACGGGCTGGGCTGGATTCGAACACTGACTTTGAACTGGTTGCGACGCTTCCACAATCGTACCGCCGGGACTCTGGTGCCTTCCGAAGAGGTTGCTGCCTTTCTGCGTGAATCACGCTTCCATAATGTTCAGGTGCTGCCACACGGTGTCAATTGCACCTTGTTTCATCCTCGTCGGCGCAGCTCAGGGCTACGCCAGTCATGGCAGGTTGGAGAAGCAGACCGGGTAATGCTGTACGTCGGGCGTATCGCTGCAGAAAAGAATATCCCGCTGGCAATTGCAACCTATGACCATTTGCGTGTTTCACGCCCGGATCTCAAACTGGTGATGGTCGGAGATGGTCCCATGCGCGACGAAATTCAGACCAGCCACCCGGATGTAATTTTTGCCGGGGTACAAACCGGTGAAGCACTGGCCCGGCATTTCGCTTCTGCGGATCTGTTTGTGTTCCCCAGCGTGACAGAAACGTTCGGCCTGGTGACTCTGGAAGCCATGGCCAGCGCCTTGCCAGTGGTTGCCTTTGATCTGGCGGCTGCGCATATGCACGTCCGCACCGGTATTAACGGTGTACTGGCATTAACGGGAGAGGACAGTCATGCCGCAGATTTTGCCTTTATCGCGGCGGCAGAAGCATTGGTAGACAGTGATCTGGTGGCATTGGGCAAAGCCGCCCGAACAACGGCTGAACAGTTGAGTTGGGAGAGTGTGGCCTCCCAGTTTAGCGGCTACATTGAGCGCCAGCTGGATTGTCCCATGGGGCAAATAATCGCCGAGAGCAAAACTATGGTATGAGCGTTGCAGTGAACTTTCCAGAACCAATTTGGGGGGAACCACATGGTTGAATTCAACCGCATCAATATCGCGCTACTACAAAAAATAAAGCGATTAGCGAAAGAAGAGCAGGGCTGCATGATTCACTATGATTCGCCTTCACTGGAAGACGACCTCAGAAACCTTGTAAAAAGCGGCGTCAGTCAGGATCTGTTGGCCCTGGTAGAGGAGTTTTTGCCGACCCAGGAGCCACCATCCAGACAAATTATGGATAGAACCTACCGGGGTGCCACCACAATGATTGATGATCGTGAGCGTATTGGGCCTTCTACCCGAGTCTATCGGGGCCGAATTATCTCGGGATAGTTTGTTATCAATGTGTTGTTTTTTGGTGCGATATTGAACTGGTTTGATAACGCCTGTAAATTTCTGGTGCAGTTGTCTCGGATTGACCTTATCAGGTCGTTCATCAAGTCGGGTTAATATCCCATCAATCTTTGCCGGGTTGATGTTTTTTCAACCGGAAACAGCACATGCCTTTCGCCCCTTTCGATAAACGGCTTTTACGCCGACGAGCGCCGGTTTACGCCGGTATTCTGATCACCGTCTGCCTGACACTGGCCTGTAACCGCATCGAAAGTGGTAGTGGATTCTGGCTACAACGTCTGGATTATTTGCTGTACGACTGGCGTTTCGGCCTGTTGTCTGATCATTATGATGATGAGGCAGACAGCAGGGTGCCGGTTATCGTTGTCGATATTGACGAGTCCTCGCTGGCAGAACAGGGGCGCTGGCCCTGGAGTCGTCGGCAGTTATCGCAATTACTGACCCGTCTGGCGGACGCTGGTGTGGCGGTTGTTGGTCTTGATATTGTGCTGTCTGAAGCGGAACAACAACCTTTGGGTCGTTGGCTGGATACTGTCCCAGAGCAGCAGCGTTTAATGCTGCTGGAGCTGATGAAATCGGCCCCGGATCCCGACACCATACTGGCCAGTACGATGCGACGGCTAGATGTCGTGGCAGGATTTTTTTTCAGCGACAACAGCACGGATACGCGTGGTGTACTGCCTGCTCCGGTGGCGCAACTGCCTTCTGGTGTACCGATGACATTTCTGGCCAGTCCTGGCTATAACGGCAATTTACCATTATTTGCGGAAGCCAGTGCTGGAGCCGGTTTTGTCTCCACTTTTACTGACAGCGACGGCAGTATCAGACGCACGCCGTTGGTGATGCGCTATGGCGATCAACTGTACCCGGCGTTGTCACTGGCCATGGTGATGACCTACTTGCTCGATTGGCAGCTGGAGCCAGAGATGGTTCGCCTGGGTAATGTCATGGTACCAAGGCAGCTGGCGGTGGCGGGTATCCAGGTGCGCACCGATGCACTCGGGCGAGTGATTGTTCCTTATAAAGGGCCAGCCAGAAGCTATCGTTATATCTCGGCCGCTGACATTATGGCCGGACGGGTGGCAAGCGACGTGTTGGAAGGTGCTTTGGTCTTGGTGGGCACCAGCGCTCAGGGTTTGGCTGATTTGCGAACAACGCCGGTCGGTACCCAGTACCCCGGCGTCGAAGTTCATGCCAATGTGATCGATGCGCTCCTGAACGGCAGTTTTCCCTATCGTCCGGAGTGGGAGCCGGGGGCGACGTTTCTGTTAATGATACTGACCGGGTTGCTGCTGTCGGTTGTATTACCTGGAATGGGGCCGTTGCGAGCGATTCCATCCAGTATTGCCGCGCTGTTGCTGGTGGTCGTGATTAACGCAACATGCTGGTCGATGGGGCTGGATTTGCCATTGGCGCCGCTGATTCTGCTGTGTTTTACCCTGGTGATACTCAACCTGGGTTATGGCTTTGTTTATGAAAGCAGAAGTCGTCGCACGCTGAAGGGAATGTTCGACCAATATGTGCCACCGGCACATATTGAAAAAATGCTCGACGATCCGTCGGCTTACCAGTTTCAGGGTGATAACCGTCAAATGACGGTGTTGTTCAGCGATATTCGATCCTTTACCAGTATTTCGGAAGGTTTGCCCGCCAACGAACTGAAACAGCTGCTGAGTAGTTATTTTACGCCGGTTACCAAAACCATTTTTGATCATGAAGGCACCATCGACAAATACGTCGGCGATATGGTGATGGCCTTCTGGGGGGCACCGCTGGACGATGTCGATCATGCCAGCCATGCCGTCGCCGCCGCGTTGGCCATGATTGAGGTGACCAGAACGTTGGAGCAGCCGTTTGCATTACGCGGCTGGCCACGGCTGGTGGCAGGCATTGGCATTAATACGGGTGCGATGAATGTGGGGGATATGGGATCGTCATACCGCCGTGCCTATACGGTGCTGGGTGATGCTGTAAACCTGGGGTCGCGACTGGAATCACTGACCAAGTATTACGGGGTTGATGTGCTGGTTGGCGAAAATACCCGCCATCAGGCGCTGGAATTTGAATACCGTTTTGTTGATCGTATCCAGGTCAAAGGCAAGCTCGAAGCGCTGGATGTCTTTGAACCACTCGGGTTGATCAGCGAAACCTCGGCAGCTACCCGTGAAGAGTTGGACTATCATCGTCTGGCCATGGATCTGTATATCTGCGCTAACTGGCGTGCCGCCAGAGAGGCATTTGACGAATTGGTCTGGCGTTATCCCCAGTGCAAACTTTACCAGGTCTTTCAGGAACGACTGCGAGAGTGGGAGATGCTGCCGCCGTCAGACTGGGACGGCAGCTTTCAGCATCAGCAAAAATAGTCGTCAGCCAGAGGTGTTCAGTTAGGACTGGCGTGTTGCCACAATACCGCGCCGGTGGCGCTGTTGCTGCTGTTGTCGATCAGTTCAAATCCACCGAGGAAGGCATCAGCCTGTTCGCCGACCAGAATGCCACCCAGCTCACTGGTGCCGGTGTTGATGCTGATATCGCCGTGTTGGCCATTCATGATATCCAGGTTAACCAGTGGTGAATTATTACCATCAATCTGAATGCTGCCATCGAAGCTGATGGCCCAGAGATCGGCGCCGGTATCACCAAATCCGGCAGATAATGAGCCATTGGAAACGCGGCCAGTGTTGAAGTCGAGATCAAACTGCCCCCCGGAAACACTCAGCGGCTGTCCCAGATTATTAAAGCCGATACCCAGGTTGCCAGCAAAATGCACACTGCCAGACAGAGAACTCAGCTGGGAAGACAGTGTCGGGGTACCGTGTAGCCAGAGTGCCATGCCGTCATAGCCGCTATGTTCATCAGAATCGCGATCGGAGTAGACCTCAATATCGCTATCACTACCGTCCCAGACACCCCAAATGACATCCAAATTGTTGTCTGGCTGGTCGGACTTTGAGCTGGTGCCGGAAAAGCGCACGACATCGAGTTGACCTGCTTCATTGACGGCAACAAATATCGGTTGTTCACCGTCCAGTTGCACTACGGTGCCGACCCGCAGCTCGCCGTTCATGGCGACAGCACCAAGACGGTGACTGGACAAAAATGCCTGATATTCGGTATTGGTCAGGCGGCTGTCCGGGCTGCTGTCGTCAATCAGCGGCGTGTCAGGGTTGGCGTCGGGATCCGTGTCACTATTTACTGACGCTTTCAGAATTGCTTGAAGGCGGGCGCTGTCCTGTTGATCAAGCGGCGGTGGCACGTCGCTGTTGGTGATGTTGCTGTTGGCGTCTGCGGACGTATTGTGCTGATTGCTATTGGGTGTGCTTTGCGGT from the Candidatus Thalassolituus haligoni genome contains:
- a CDS encoding CHASE2 domain-containing protein, whose protein sequence is MPFAPFDKRLLRRRAPVYAGILITVCLTLACNRIESGSGFWLQRLDYLLYDWRFGLLSDHYDDEADSRVPVIVVDIDESSLAEQGRWPWSRRQLSQLLTRLADAGVAVVGLDIVLSEAEQQPLGRWLDTVPEQQRLMLLELMKSAPDPDTILASTMRRLDVVAGFFFSDNSTDTRGVLPAPVAQLPSGVPMTFLASPGYNGNLPLFAEASAGAGFVSTFTDSDGSIRRTPLVMRYGDQLYPALSLAMVMTYLLDWQLEPEMVRLGNVMVPRQLAVAGIQVRTDALGRVIVPYKGPARSYRYISAADIMAGRVASDVLEGALVLVGTSAQGLADLRTTPVGTQYPGVEVHANVIDALLNGSFPYRPEWEPGATFLLMILTGLLLSVVLPGMGPLRAIPSSIAALLLVVVINATCWSMGLDLPLAPLILLCFTLVILNLGYGFVYESRSRRTLKGMFDQYVPPAHIEKMLDDPSAYQFQGDNRQMTVLFSDIRSFTSISEGLPANELKQLLSSYFTPVTKTIFDHEGTIDKYVGDMVMAFWGAPLDDVDHASHAVAAALAMIEVTRTLEQPFALRGWPRLVAGIGINTGAMNVGDMGSSYRRAYTVLGDAVNLGSRLESLTKYYGVDVLVGENTRHQALEFEYRFVDRIQVKGKLEALDVFEPLGLISETSAATREELDYHRLAMDLYICANWRAAREAFDELVWRYPQCKLYQVFQERLREWEMLPPSDWDGSFQHQQK
- a CDS encoding FecR domain-containing protein, with amino-acid sequence MTIRMRIFFGAMVTLFGLLTTMAYADDNVGTVIMARGEVTALQPQQDVRVLKRRSPVYMQDTVTTGNNSKVQIRFNDDALLALNANSSLVVHQYQQQATRHDQPEVVMQLIEGGFRTLTGSLGKGTAAAYRVDTPVGSIGIRGTLYSALLDKGRLLLGVWQGTISITTDAGDFVLGHGADFHYASVGADGFTGLLEAPAELQDNTAEQPQSTPNSNQHNTSADANSNITNSDVPPPLDQQDSARLQAILKASVNSDTDPDANPDTPLIDDSSPDSRLTNTEYQAFLSSHRLGAVAMNGELRVGTVVQLDGEQPIFVAVNEAGQLDVVRFSGTSSKSDQPDNNLDVIWGVWDGSDSDIEVYSDRDSDEHSGYDGMALWLHGTPTLSSQLSSLSGSVHFAGNLGIGFNNLGQPLSVSGGQFDLDFNTGRVSNGSLSAGFGDTGADLWAISFDGSIQIDGNNSPLVNLDIMNGQHGDISINTGTSELGGILVGEQADAFLGGFELIDNSSNSATGAVLWQHASPN